In Pseudoalteromonas xiamenensis, the following are encoded in one genomic region:
- a CDS encoding RNA polymerase sigma factor yields MIFSTEAGLIKKAQAGHKQAWLTLVTRYEKQVFNHCLRMVGHREDACDLMQEVFVSVFTALPQFAGDSQFSTWLYKITHARCVDFFRRKKPLEIIDEEQHDLSAEQSMVIDATNREVYSALQQLPIEQRQIVELKFFQHLTFEEIADITDLSTNTIKTRLYSALKKMKNQLEVVHG; encoded by the coding sequence GTGATTTTTTCAACGGAAGCAGGGCTAATCAAAAAAGCACAGGCTGGACATAAGCAAGCATGGCTTACTTTGGTTACGCGTTATGAGAAGCAGGTGTTCAACCATTGCCTACGTATGGTGGGGCATCGTGAAGACGCGTGTGACTTAATGCAGGAGGTGTTTGTAAGCGTGTTCACTGCATTGCCTCAATTTGCAGGGGACAGTCAATTTTCAACGTGGCTGTATAAAATTACCCATGCGCGCTGCGTTGATTTTTTTAGACGCAAGAAACCGCTTGAAATCATCGACGAAGAGCAACATGACTTAAGTGCGGAGCAGTCGATGGTGATTGATGCAACAAACAGAGAAGTGTATTCAGCTCTACAGCAATTGCCGATAGAGCAAAGACAGATTGTTGAACTTAAATTCTTTCAACATCTTACGTTTGAAGAGATTGCCGACATAACGGATCTGAGTACGAACACCATTAAAACAAGGCTCTATAGCGCGCTGAAGAAGATGAAAAATCAATTAGAGGTGGTTCATGGCTAG
- a CDS encoding hydrogen peroxide-inducible genes activator, translating to MTNLPSIKQLQYLIAVHQYQHFGKAATACFIGQSTLSSAIQNLEEILGCQLIERENRSLMFTDIGEEVVERARKIIDDTMSIKELTRSFKHPLSGKLTLGVIPTIASFIAAPLYQYCKQVFPDLNFVLVEDTSDNLLDKLEHGHVDMALLALPYRTERFHTQILAQDRFSLVHHKDYDAAKAVVDFNELPEHSVFLLEREHCMTGHALSACHLNRSECINPFEASNLHTLLSMVEYQNGVTFLPQMAINAGILAGKDMVVKPSQGDAYRDIGLIWRKTTGRIRDFRLFSDKVGEFIQTRCESK from the coding sequence GTGACAAACCTACCTAGTATCAAACAACTTCAATATTTAATCGCAGTTCACCAGTACCAACATTTTGGTAAGGCGGCAACCGCGTGTTTTATTGGCCAATCAACGTTGAGTAGCGCCATTCAAAATTTGGAAGAGATCCTAGGTTGTCAGTTAATTGAACGTGAAAACCGCAGTTTGATGTTTACGGATATTGGTGAAGAGGTTGTAGAGCGAGCAAGAAAGATAATTGATGACACCATGAGCATCAAGGAGCTAACTCGAAGTTTCAAGCATCCTTTAAGTGGTAAGTTAACGCTCGGTGTGATTCCGACGATTGCATCGTTTATTGCCGCGCCGTTATATCAGTATTGTAAGCAGGTTTTTCCTGATCTTAATTTTGTCTTGGTGGAAGACACCAGTGACAATCTACTCGACAAGCTCGAACATGGTCACGTTGACATGGCGTTACTTGCACTGCCTTATCGTACCGAACGATTCCACACGCAAATTTTGGCTCAAGATCGTTTTTCTTTAGTGCATCATAAAGATTACGATGCGGCAAAAGCGGTGGTTGATTTCAACGAGCTTCCTGAACACAGTGTCTTTTTATTGGAACGTGAACATTGCATGACCGGCCATGCATTGAGTGCGTGTCACTTGAATCGAAGTGAATGCATCAATCCCTTTGAAGCATCAAATCTACATACGTTGCTTAGCATGGTTGAATATCAAAATGGTGTGACGTTCTTACCGCAAATGGCAATCAATGCAGGGATCCTCGCTGGTAAAGACATGGTCGTAAAACCTTCACAAGGCGATGCATACCGAGACATAGGTCTGATATGGCGTAAGACAACAGGCCGTATTCGTGATTTCCGCTTATTCAGTGATAAGGTCGGGGAGTTCATCCAAACACGTTGTGAAAGTAAATAG
- a CDS encoding inorganic phosphate transporter, which yields MDIIASYGSVLVIIAALVGFFMAYGIGANDVANAMGTSVGSKALTIKQAILIAMVFEFAGAYLAGGEVTSTIRKGIIDATPFMDLPESHGTWYDLGAFAAGVWLLLASYLGWPVSTTHSIIGAIIGFALVAVGSEAIQWGKVTGIVGSWIVTPAISGFIAYLVFMSAQKLIFDTDEPLKNAKRFVPVYMGLAGFVMALVTIKKGLKHVGLQMGNVEGFALAIGIAVLVGFIGKLAIGRLNIDPSADKKMQFNNVEKVFAVLMVMTACCMAFAHGSNDVANAIGPLAAVVSIVEHNGEIAKKAALAWWILPLGGFGIVAGLAILGKRVIKTIGEGITHLTPSRGFAAELAAASTVVIASGTGLPISTTQTLVGAVLGVGMARGIAALNMGVVRNIVVSWVITLPVGAALSIVIFYILRLAFGV from the coding sequence ATGGATATCATTGCATCCTACGGCTCTGTGCTGGTTATTATTGCCGCGCTTGTGGGCTTTTTCATGGCTTACGGTATCGGTGCTAACGACGTTGCAAATGCGATGGGTACATCTGTAGGCTCAAAAGCGCTTACAATTAAACAAGCTATCCTCATCGCGATGGTTTTTGAATTCGCTGGTGCTTATCTTGCTGGTGGTGAAGTAACTTCAACTATCCGTAAAGGCATCATTGATGCGACACCATTCATGGACTTACCAGAGTCTCATGGTACTTGGTATGATCTCGGCGCTTTTGCCGCTGGCGTATGGTTATTGCTTGCTTCGTACCTTGGTTGGCCGGTGTCAACTACACACTCAATCATCGGTGCTATCATTGGTTTCGCATTAGTTGCTGTTGGCAGCGAAGCAATCCAATGGGGTAAAGTAACAGGTATCGTAGGGAGTTGGATTGTCACACCTGCAATTTCTGGCTTTATTGCGTACCTTGTATTCATGAGTGCACAGAAGTTAATTTTTGATACAGATGAGCCGCTTAAAAATGCAAAACGTTTTGTTCCAGTGTATATGGGCTTAGCGGGTTTTGTAATGGCGCTTGTGACTATCAAGAAAGGACTTAAACACGTTGGCCTACAAATGGGTAACGTTGAAGGTTTTGCATTGGCAATTGGTATTGCGGTACTTGTGGGTTTCATTGGTAAGTTGGCAATTGGCCGCTTGAACATCGACCCATCTGCAGACAAAAAGATGCAGTTCAACAACGTTGAAAAAGTATTCGCTGTTCTAATGGTAATGACAGCATGTTGTATGGCTTTCGCGCATGGTTCGAATGACGTTGCAAACGCGATTGGTCCACTAGCTGCGGTTGTGAGCATCGTTGAACACAATGGTGAAATTGCGAAGAAAGCGGCACTTGCGTGGTGGATCCTACCACTTGGTGGTTTTGGTATCGTTGCGGGTCTTGCTATCCTTGGTAAGCGCGTAATCAAAACAATCGGTGAAGGCATTACACATTTAACGCCAAGTCGTGGCTTTGCTGCAGAACTAGCAGCGGCTTCAACAGTCGTTATTGCTTCAGGTACTGGTCTACCGATTTCAACAACGCAAACGTTAGTTGGTGCGGTACTCGGTGTGGGTATGGCGCGTGGTATTGCGGCCCTGAACATGGGTGTTGTAAGAAATATCGTTGTTTCTTGGGTAATTACCTTGCCAGTTGGCGCTGCACTCTCTATTGTTATATTCTACATCCTACGCTTAGCATTCGGCGTTTAA
- a CDS encoding TIGR00153 family protein — protein MPTNAFLGVFAKSPIKPIEEHIKIVHQASETLVPFFEHAFKGEWKEAAEYQQTIRNLEREADELKRVVRLTLPRGLFMPVERTDLLELITHQDKIANKAKDIAGRVIGRELLIPAAIQEDFLAYVKRCVDATKQASEAINELDELLETGFRGREVTFVEKMLVELDAIEQDTDDMQIKIRRELHAIEGQLNPIDAMFLYKIIEWVGTLADQAERVGSRLELMLAR, from the coding sequence ATGCCTACAAATGCGTTTTTAGGAGTATTTGCAAAATCTCCTATTAAACCAATCGAAGAGCATATCAAAATTGTGCATCAAGCGTCTGAGACCTTGGTTCCATTTTTTGAACATGCCTTCAAAGGTGAGTGGAAAGAGGCTGCTGAATATCAGCAGACAATTCGTAATCTAGAGCGTGAAGCGGATGAGCTTAAGCGAGTAGTGCGTTTAACGTTACCTCGTGGCTTGTTTATGCCTGTAGAAAGAACGGATTTGCTCGAACTAATTACGCACCAGGATAAAATTGCGAATAAGGCGAAAGACATCGCAGGTCGTGTAATCGGCCGTGAACTGCTTATTCCTGCTGCAATTCAAGAAGATTTCCTTGCTTATGTGAAGCGTTGTGTTGACGCAACGAAACAAGCATCAGAAGCCATTAACGAGTTAGACGAACTATTGGAAACGGGTTTCCGTGGTCGTGAAGTCACTTTCGTTGAGAAAATGCTTGTTGAGCTTGACGCAATTGAGCAAGACACGGACGACATGCAAATCAAAATTCGTCGTGAACTTCATGCCATTGAAGGCCAATTAAACCCCATCGATGCTATGTTCCTATATAAAATTATCGAATGGGTTGGGACGCTTGCTGATCAGGCAGAGCGTGTTGGTTCAAGACTAGAGTTGATGTTAGCGCGCTAA
- the phoU gene encoding phosphate signaling complex protein PhoU: MEHNISKHISGRFNEELENVRNHVLSMGGLVEQQLNLALEAIAENDADKARKVSETDYRVNAMEVQIDEECTRIIAKRQPAASDLRLVVAIAKTIADLERIGDEAERIGKVALDSFTKDQQDLLVNLENMGRQVSKMLHDVLDSFARMDARRAFEVHKEDVKIDREYEALTRQIMTYMMEDPRSIPKIMDLIWSVRSLERIGDRCQNIAEYVIYFVNGKDIRHTSQEDIEKSL, translated from the coding sequence ATGGAACACAACATTAGTAAACATATTTCTGGACGTTTCAACGAAGAGCTTGAAAACGTTCGTAACCATGTATTGAGCATGGGTGGTTTAGTTGAGCAGCAATTAAACTTAGCACTTGAAGCAATCGCTGAAAACGACGCGGATAAAGCAAGAAAAGTCAGTGAAACTGACTATCGCGTTAATGCGATGGAAGTGCAAATTGATGAAGAATGTACGCGTATTATTGCGAAACGTCAGCCAGCAGCAAGTGACTTACGTTTGGTTGTTGCGATTGCGAAGACAATTGCTGATTTAGAACGAATTGGTGATGAAGCGGAGCGTATCGGCAAAGTGGCACTCGATTCATTCACGAAAGACCAGCAGGATTTGTTGGTCAATCTTGAAAATATGGGTCGCCAAGTATCAAAAATGCTTCATGACGTACTTGATTCATTCGCGCGTATGGACGCACGTCGTGCATTCGAAGTGCATAAAGAAGACGTAAAAATTGACCGCGAATATGAAGCATTGACGCGTCAAATTATGACTTACATGATGGAAGATCCACGTTCAATACCAAAAATTATGGATTTGATTTGGTCTGTTCGCTCGTTAGAGCGCATCGGTGACCGTTGTCAAAATATCGCAGAATACGTGATTTATTTTGTAAACGGTAAAGATATTCGTCATACATCTCAAGAAGATATCGAAAAAAGTCTGTGA
- the pstB gene encoding phosphate ABC transporter ATP-binding protein PstB: MITVAPHVNQANGQLKLDLENLSPELTALEIKNLDLYYGEKQALKSINMKIPKGQVTAFIGPSGCGKSTLLRCINRMNDLVDSCRVEGEINLHGQNIYDKRVDVAALRRNVGMVFQRPNPFPKSIYENVIYGLRLQGVKDKRKLDEVVERSLRGAALWDEVKDRLHDSAFGLSGGQQQRLVIARSIAIEPEVLLLDEPTSALDPISTLVIEELINDLKNKYTVVIVTHNMQQAARVSDQTAFMYMGELIEYSDTNTLFTTPVKKKTEDYITGRYG; the protein is encoded by the coding sequence ATGATTACAGTCGCGCCTCACGTTAATCAGGCAAACGGTCAGTTAAAGCTTGATTTAGAAAATCTAAGCCCAGAGCTTACTGCACTAGAGATCAAAAACCTCGATCTTTACTACGGTGAAAAGCAAGCGCTGAAAAGCATTAATATGAAAATCCCAAAAGGCCAAGTGACAGCGTTCATCGGTCCTTCTGGTTGTGGTAAATCAACGTTACTCCGTTGTATTAACCGCATGAACGATCTTGTTGATTCATGCCGTGTAGAAGGTGAAATTAACTTACACGGTCAAAACATTTATGACAAACGCGTCGACGTAGCGGCTCTGCGTCGTAATGTTGGTATGGTGTTTCAGCGTCCAAACCCATTTCCGAAGTCAATTTATGAAAACGTCATCTATGGACTTCGTCTTCAAGGCGTTAAAGATAAACGTAAATTAGACGAAGTCGTTGAGCGTTCACTGCGTGGTGCAGCGCTTTGGGATGAAGTAAAAGACAGACTTCATGATAGCGCCTTTGGCTTATCCGGCGGTCAGCAACAACGTCTTGTTATTGCTCGTTCTATAGCGATTGAGCCTGAAGTGCTATTATTAGATGAGCCGACATCAGCACTTGACCCTATCTCAACGCTGGTGATCGAAGAGCTGATCAATGACCTGAAAAATAAATACACTGTAGTGATCGTTACGCATAACATGCAGCAGGCGGCACGTGTGTCGGATCAAACCGCGTTCATGTACATGGGCGAGTTAATTGAGTATTCCGACACTAACACGTTATTCACTACGCCTGTTAAGAAGAAAACGGAAGATTACATCACGGGTCGTTACGGTTAA
- the pstA gene encoding phosphate ABC transporter permease PstA codes for MVKQWFKSGSPWIWMTGGAVSISLISVIGLLAMIAWKGLSFFWPSEVVQLELLSANGKHTVIGEIYDKELVPTSRLKAAGVDVSAMNTDHVERFLVKTGNREYVELDFRWVLETDITNKSAPAALAVFERSKNGNFYGYVERVIENGQVVADKPVERLHELVERAVDLNDKALSLQNGDIGHINYELERLRLKERAYLLDDALTDERVAELAEQRKALREQYKVYETELFELRKEAKRDQVIVRDMRGEEVTLPLYQVLDVWFPNDMNFAQKLGHYLVQISKFVSDDPREANTEGGVFPAIFGTVFMVMLMAVIVTPFGVIAAIYLHEYAAKNAITKMVRIAVINLAGVPSIVYGVFGLGFFVYMLGGSIDELFYPEASPSPVFGTPGVIWSALTLAILTLPVVIVSTEEGLSRIPSAVRHGSLALGATKAETLWRIVVPMASPAIMTGLILAVARAAGEVAPLMLVGVVKMAPTLPIDGNFPFVHLDRKFMHLGFHIYDVGFQSPNVEAARPLVYATAFLLVTVIVALNITAIGIRNHLREKFRSLEH; via the coding sequence ATGGTAAAGCAGTGGTTTAAGTCAGGTTCTCCTTGGATCTGGATGACAGGCGGCGCAGTAAGTATCAGCCTTATCTCAGTAATTGGTTTGCTCGCAATGATTGCTTGGAAAGGTTTGTCCTTCTTTTGGCCATCAGAAGTTGTGCAATTGGAATTGTTGTCAGCAAATGGCAAACACACAGTTATCGGTGAAATTTACGACAAAGAGCTGGTACCGACATCGCGCCTGAAGGCTGCGGGTGTGGATGTGTCAGCGATGAACACGGATCACGTCGAGCGATTTTTGGTAAAAACAGGTAATCGTGAATACGTAGAGTTGGATTTCCGTTGGGTACTGGAAACCGACATCACGAACAAGTCAGCACCAGCCGCATTGGCCGTATTCGAGCGTAGTAAAAATGGTAACTTTTATGGTTACGTAGAACGCGTGATAGAAAATGGCCAAGTGGTTGCAGACAAACCCGTTGAGCGTCTTCATGAACTCGTTGAACGTGCCGTTGATTTGAATGACAAAGCATTGAGCCTACAAAATGGTGATATTGGTCATATTAACTACGAGCTAGAACGCCTTCGTTTAAAAGAGCGCGCATATCTATTGGATGATGCGCTGACGGATGAGCGTGTGGCTGAGCTTGCGGAGCAACGCAAAGCGTTACGTGAGCAATACAAAGTCTACGAAACAGAATTGTTTGAGTTACGTAAAGAAGCAAAACGTGACCAAGTTATTGTTCGTGACATGCGTGGTGAAGAAGTGACTTTACCGCTTTATCAAGTGCTCGACGTGTGGTTCCCAAATGACATGAACTTCGCACAAAAACTAGGTCACTATTTAGTTCAAATTAGTAAGTTTGTCAGTGACGATCCGCGTGAAGCAAATACGGAAGGTGGGGTATTCCCAGCTATCTTCGGTACGGTGTTTATGGTTATGTTGATGGCGGTTATCGTAACGCCGTTTGGGGTGATTGCAGCCATCTATTTACATGAATATGCGGCGAAAAATGCTATTACGAAAATGGTCCGTATCGCGGTTATCAACCTCGCGGGTGTCCCTTCAATCGTTTATGGGGTATTCGGTCTAGGTTTCTTTGTATACATGTTAGGTGGTTCTATTGATGAATTGTTCTATCCTGAAGCATCACCGAGTCCAGTCTTTGGTACACCTGGCGTTATTTGGTCAGCACTGACCTTGGCGATTCTAACGTTGCCGGTGGTGATTGTTTCTACGGAAGAAGGTTTATCGCGAATTCCAAGTGCAGTCCGCCATGGTTCACTCGCGCTTGGTGCGACGAAAGCGGAAACGTTGTGGCGCATCGTTGTGCCAATGGCAAGTCCTGCGATAATGACAGGTTTAATCTTGGCAGTTGCTCGTGCTGCGGGTGAGGTTGCGCCATTGATGTTAGTTGGTGTTGTAAAAATGGCACCGACTTTACCAATCGATGGTAACTTCCCATTTGTGCACTTAGATCGCAAATTTATGCACTTGGGCTTCCACATTTATGATGTGGGTTTCCAAAGTCCAAACGTTGAGGCGGCACGTCCGCTTGTGTACGCCACCGCATTCTTACTGGTAACAGTTATCGTGGCTCTGAATATTACGGCTATCGGGATCCGCAATCACTTGCGTGAAAAATTCCGTTCACTTGAACACTAA